DNA from Onychomys torridus chromosome 1, mOncTor1.1, whole genome shotgun sequence:
actggctgctcttgctgagggcctgggctcagttcctttcatccacatggtggctcataactacctgtaacttcagctccaggggatccaaggccctcttttgacctccatgggcaccaggcatacatgggGAACACAGGCCTACATggggtacacaggcatacatggggtatacagacatacatgtaggcaaaacatctgtacacatagaataaaataaacaaatcttaaaaaaattagaaaaagagaaagcaagcagagcTGGAACTATTAGGGGGAAGAGAGTGAACCAGCTGGAGGTGGAGGGGTGGAAAGGGACAGTAGGGAAGGGGACAATTGAGGACAAAGGAGGATGACAAGTATGTGTAATGATGAAACCCAGCACTTTgaatagaaaactaaaaaaattaaacaaaaagaagttttcaaaggaggaaaaaatgtTTGTTGAACCCTAGTCTACACAGCAGGCAGGAAGACTGGGACTGTGGTGGGCTACTAAAGCGTTGGCAGTTGGCGTTTTGTACATCATCACATTGAGTTTTTCCAGTGCTGCAAGGCAGGCCCTGTTTTACAAAGGCAGTAAAAACTGAGGAAAGGTTTCAGCTGAGGGCTTAAAACCCTGTCCTGACACCAaaaaccctttcttttctttcagtgctCAGTGGGAAGGCTTGGTTTGCCAGGCTCTTTCTGGCATGGTCTgaacacagctcagtggttgGGGACACTCACCCAGTTGTTGTAGTAGTAAGGGTAGTCACTGGGGTAAATATATGCACTCGAGATACTCATATCTGTGATGAGGAGTATGATACCCACTGCTGAGCAGATGGCGCTGAAGATGTTCAAGCCCACGCTGCCATTCAACTGGAGGAGACACAGGGCCAAGGTGGGAGAGGAAGTTGAATATAGCTGAGACATGCAGATTCAGCTGGCACCCCTTCCCCATTTGTACTGTGTTAAATTAGACCACACATCATCTTCACCATGGTAATCATTTATAAAAGTCATAGTTTAATGGTAGGAAGCATTTTATGAGCCTGGACAATGTACGGAAAAGTATGTCTAGATATGTTAAACTTTCCTTTCTGAATGTTTTCCAATAGAGCTCATCTGACTGTAGGATCCTGATCTCTAGAAGACAGTTACTCTGGGTAACCTGCTCATTAAGGAAGCAGAGCTAGTACGCTGGTCCATTGCTAGGGACAAAGAACAAAAAGTTCTTTCCATATGGCTCTTCAGAGTTCCGTTTCTAGATTTCTTAGTGAAGCAGGCACTAGGTCCTTTACTGGCCCCTGCAGGAATGGCCGGGACCTGCTCTATGTGCTATGGGCATACTCGGTGTAGTGTGTCCTGAGTACATGGCAGCTTTGTGTCTCCTCCTGTGAAGGTCTCCTATGCAAGCtagtcctctctccctctgtctttcttcccatCCTGACATCTTAACAGTGGTGGCAGCATTGTCCCCCTcccgcctgtgtgtgtgtgtgtgtgtgtgtgtgtgtgtgtgtgtgtgtgtgtgtgtagagtccGTGCCTGTACGCAAGGGTTAGCGTGCAGGTGAGTGCCCTAGGTCTGTCTTGGTGGTGCAAGAGTAAGGGAAGGATTGCTTGTCAGTCTTATTCCTCACTGCGACACTATAGGTCCCAAGCTGGGACAGACAGCTTCAGAATGTGACTTACCAGGCAAGAAGAATTGGGCTGATTCTCTGCTGCCACGGAGAGAGATCCTGAAATGATAAACTTGTACACAAGATTGGGAATTTACCACGGGTTAGGCATCAGCATACCTTTCCTTAGGAATCTGATTCTGAGAGCAGATAGTCTCTCACATACAGACTTACTTATGGGAACCCCAGCTCTACAACggtagaaaatgtgtgtgtgctgactGGCTAAGGGACAGTAATAGGATAATCAGGACTTTAGGACTCACCAGAACAGGTTTTAAAGTCTAGTTTGAAACTTACATCATCTTTGGTGAGTTAATAACCTCTCTAAGTCtctatttcctcatctgaaaaatgtGGAATTCATCTTTTTAGGCATCATTGTTATAACGTATGCCTTGTATGTACTGTGTCTTGTTCATAGTACTCAGTTGATGTTACCCCATTTCCAGCGTTTGTTTACACATGTTCACCATCTGTGACTTTCCAGGGTTTATATCAGGATTCATGAGGTGTGGGCCtctggagggaagaggaaaagcatGCTGACTCCTCTGggtgttcagatgggagttcagcATTAGTCCTTCCTGTTGCATGCCTGAATGGGCTCTGTTCAATCATTTAGATAATGAATGCGAGTCTTGGATGCTGAGCACCACACAAAAGGAGAATTTCTTGCCAATGTTGGTGCTCTGCTGGCAATGTGGCGGAGGGGTCACCTGCCCTTGTTTGCCCGATGTGGTAACAGTGGTGTGAGAAGGAGCGGCTAAGATTCCACACAATCTGCTATCCGCTGGGTTCTACCTGAGGTGCTTTAAGACATGGCTCTGTTGAGAGAAAATCCACATCTTATCATTCATTGATTTGAAGCACGCAATCCCAgtatttttagtatatttataGAGTTGTTCAATCTAAGTCGAGAATGTTCTCATCATTGTATACCCAGTAGCAATCTTGtccatattttcctttctcttccatctaGCACTACTGTTACTTCCCTTTAAAAGATGGGCAAAATTTAGGTGTGGGAGAGATACCATTTTCTTCAGCAGTGTAGCCTCTAGTGAGTTTCTGTGCTCTAGGAAACACCCTctcacccatgctcatgcaagcgaccctaattaaattcagtgggtcaaaagaaaaaacaaacaccacaaaaGCAGGAGGTGGACTAGTTGGGGAAAACAGGGTCAGTAGGAGTGGGGAGAGGGTGAATGAGGGCAGTGGGGTGGGTGTAATCACAATATATTGAACATATGAGCACAATTTGAAAAGTGAATAAAGCAAAATTGAAAATACAGGCAGAATGAGGCTTATGGACTAAACAATTCACTCAAAATCATCAAGCAGGTAGCAAAGTTTGAGATCAGACAGCTTGACTTCAGACTCAATGTCTTAGCCTTCATCCTGTGTTCCCACTTGGGGCAGAGACATAGTTTcctaaaatgaacaaatatttgaGTTGCTTCCCTTCCCAGGAAAatgtcccccacccccctttttttctgtcattggggAAACAAGTTTCAATTTCACAGCCTTTCCCTTATAGAAATGTGTTAGGAAGCAAGGGTGGAGAGTTGGATTTTCATGTTCTTGTTAGTCCTCTGGAGAGGTTCCTTTGCTCTGGAGGAGGGCGCTGGGAACAGACGGGGACTAGAAAGACAGAGCTGGAGTGAGAAGGTGACAAGGAACAAACAATGGCAGCAATGAAACATCTGAAGACACAGGGGGACAGCTGTGAGCTGAAGGGCCAGCAGGGCCTTTGGGATGTCAGGGCACTTTCTGGTGTTCACCAGCACCCAGGGGAGGCCAACAGGACACAGCAAGCCAGTGAGTGGCTGTGACACTGAGATGTTTCAACACAGGTCTGTCTACGAGCTCAGGGATCTGTAGAgggttgggagagagaagagggttgAGCTCCAAGTCCGGGTCAGTTCAGAGTCCAAAGAAACTGCAGCCTTGAAGGATGGATGAGTCATGAAGAGGACTGAGTCATGAACATGGGTCAGAACAAGAGGGAACAGGTTCTCTGAAGGATACATCCTTATGGCTCTGCAGGCTTGTGAGGCTGAGGGGATGGCAGAGTGCcaacctgttttctttttattgtctaGGAAAGGTTGGCACTGATCCACTTCTAAGATTGTTCTGAAGTTTGGATATTTATGGGAAAATGTATTTGAGTCACAGGTAGGTGagggaaaacaaaaaggaaaggaagctggggaagagctgtctctctctgtctgtctgtctctgtctctgtctctctctgtgtacatgtgtattggGGAGGTACCAGGAAAAGACTCAGAGAGTCCAAAGGCAATAAACTGGCATACAGGAAGGATTGTATTTTCATGGAGTCACAGATCACCTCAAGAATCTAATAAAAGCCACGGACCTTTTCAGAGAAAGAATGCATAGCTATCATGCTAATCATTCCACTAAAATGGCCTCTGAGCCCATCTATGGACAGTGAGTTAGACATCTCCACTGCTGGGCCATAGACTCTACTGActattgaacaacaacaaaaaagtgtttTGAGCTTAGTCTTCTGGGTGTCTATTGAACAATGCCTGAAAGCCTAGCTCCAGTATCGTCTTCTTTGTGAGTTAAATGCTGCTGTTTCTGGGTTGATGATTTACAAGAAAAACCTTGGACGAGagcaaagggagaaagagagagagagagagagagagagagagagagagagagagagagagagagagacagagagagacagagagacagagacagaaaagagacaggaagtggacaaggcctgccttttataaggaaacagtgAATGTACACAGGGAGTGctggccctgttgtatggtgtgactctaAAATAGAACATTTGGTTCCCTGACTGGGAAGGCTCTGCCAGCGGTCTGAGACATGCCGGGATCCTGGAACCTGGTCCTCCCACAACAGCCCTACTTTGTCACCTAATGGATTACTGGGATTCTCCATTCAACACTGATGACTGGTAAGCCTCCAGCTTCTGGCCATTTCCCATGAATGAGGCTTCATTTCTCGAGCACAGTCCTTTCCTCGTCTTTTGGCATTTCTCGAAGTCCTGGTACCAGGTGTCTGTGTCTCACTCAGGCTCTCAATCCATCGGCCCCCTGCTTTTTTGGATGATGGTCCACTGAGCAGCTGTGCCTCTTTGTCCTTGCTGAATCTCTGGGATGCTAGAGATTCCAGCCTTTGGACCTTCTCTACCTCACTCATGGGAAATGCTTTTACCTCCCTATCTAGCACTGGATTTAAGGGCTTAATTTATCTATTTGCCTTTCCAGTCAGACCTGGTCCCATACTCCTTCGATACCAATCAAAATGGccacttcccagcaccccataTTCTGGTATTTCACAGGACCTTTTCGACTTCTGCCATGGATCTGATAGATGGGAGGGGTCCCTTGCTTTCAAGCTTTCTCTTATCAAGTCCCTACTTCGACATAGCCTTCCACTCTTTCACTcttggatcccccccccccccaaacctccTGCACTAACTCTGTTGTGTGTGGCATGTTTGCTCggtggcataccttggcagggccGCCAAAGGTACCCACTTCTCGCTAGGACCCCATCAGCCTGCTCCACTCGCAGCAGATCTGCTCTCTTTTACCTGTAACAGATCTTCTTTCTCATTCACCGACAGCTTTGCCTTCCATTCAGTACCCACAACTGAGTTTCTGGTGGGACTACCTGCCTCTGACCATTCCCCTGCATGTGAGACTGGCCTCAGTATTTTTTGGACCAGGCAGTTGGGGAACTGAGAGAGAattttccactttctttcttaGGAGCACCTGGCGGTGCCACTACTGACTTAGGTTTTggtatttcttcttcctcctccatcattTCTTGGCTACTTTCCTCTGTGGCCTTCCATCTCCTGAGGAGCCACCCCCTGGCTCtgtgttactttttttctttgtgctCCCAGGATTCTTCTTGGGACATTTTTGTCTCTCCATTTTCTACAACAGGTTCTGAAAGTTCCATGCTAACAGCTGAATTTGAATCTTCATACAATAATGACTGTTCTTGAGAGAACTCCACAGGTGCTGGTTAAGAAAAttcttgtgagctccagggagtggACTTGGATTCACCTGGAATGACATCTTGCCAGGTCCAAGAAGCACCAGATGGCtacacagagcctggacagcaaAGTGAAAAAGCCAGCTACCCCAAGATGTGGCCAGCACCCTAGTTTTTTCAGGTCACCCAAAGATATTTGACACCACCccaggccagcaggaagcagtctcaagaacagggcaccctcatccctgcctcaccTGCTACGCCTTTCTAACTCTtaacctttttataataaacaaaagggaggaatgttagcattcaggcatctgtactggcctgccctcaGGGTCAGTATACAGTATACATCCCCAGCTGcggccactaagagcaccccctgtgtGCATtcgctatgtttccttataaaaggtgggTCTTATacacctcctgtctcttctctctctctccctccctctttccctctccctcccttcctctctccctctctccctctctccctctccctccctctctctctttccctctctctatccctgtttctctccctgtctttctttctccctctgtctgcctctccctctctttcttcctctccccctctctctccccctctctcctctctctctccctccctctccctccctgtctctctctctctctctccatgtctgtctgtctgtctgtctgtctgtctctctctctctcttccttctctcttgtctcCGGGGACCAAAATCTGCCCCCCTTTCTGCCTCTTGTCTCctctcccctcaataaacctcccagtgggccctgttgtatgatGTGAATCCTttctgctgtttttaaaatacaatagatACTACCTAGATCATCTAGGAAGACATTctcagtgaagaattgtgtaCATTTATTTGGCCTGTGATCATGTCTGAGGAGGGTTATCTTAACTGTTAGTTGATACGGGGAGATGAGagtcactgtgggcagcaccattccttagACAGGGGTTCCTGACTATGTAGGAGTTGAGAACATGAGTTGAGCCCAAGCAAGCTTGTAAAGTGAACATGCAcgcatttgtttctctttgttcttgactACAgctgtgatgtgactagctgtttcAAGTTCCTAGCACCTTGACTTCCTTTCAACGAAGGACTGTAGCCTGTAGCCTGGAAGCTTAAgctaaaacaaatcttttctccCCCTATGCTGTTTTGTCAGgctatttttatcatagcaatagaatgaAACTAAAACAGGGAGGtattggggaagggaaggggccaagtgggaggggagcagaggagcAAGAGATGGGGAGTGCCAGGAAGAAGACAAGTAAGAACCAAGTCTGAGTGAAAGTGCCATAATAATCCCATTACTTTGTAGCTAATTTAAAAcatcaccactgccaccaccagcaccagcaccagcaccagcaccaccaccaacaacagcaAAGAGGTTGGGACACAAGACAGGCACAAAGGGAAGACACCAGGGGAAGATGGCTAGCTGTAAGGTTAGGAGAGACCACAGTGGTGACTACCAGCTGACATTCTGGTCTTGGATTTGCGGCCTTCAGAACTGGAAGATGACACAGTTCTGTAGTTTGGAGCTACCAGCCTATGGCACTTTGTTTTAGTCCTCCCCAACTCCTTCTCCAACTAAGATATTTGAGCAAGAACCTCCATTTTTCTGAACAGCTTGGGGAGGTTGCCCTGAGCATCAGACTGGAGCTACTCACCCAAATGCCTCCCCAGAAGGGGAAGCCTCCGTAGAGGGAGATAGATGTAAAGTACCCAGAGAGGTTGATGATCATGATGGAGCCTATGCCAATGTGCAGCAAGCCAATCAGGATCTGGATGGCCTGTTAGGAGAGCCACAAGCTGAAGCCTTTGCCTCTGAGCCCTGATCTTGCCTTTCCTTCtacttcctttatattttaataccCATTTGGTTTCCCTGGTCTAAAAATAATATGAGaaacaatataataaaattaaagctaTCTATAATCAAACCCTTCCTGGAGAAATCAAGCATGACATTTTGTTAtaatcttctgtttttctttttcaaacatgtATCTTGGTAACATAGAAACAGTGTCTCTGCATTTTATTAACTTAATGCTTTATCATGAGCATATCCTAGGGtcattaaattttctttgtatgtgtgagtttttacatgtttatatgtgtatgtacgtgcatgtgagcatgtgtgtgtgtgtgtgtcctgcagaCATGCTGTAAAAAGCATATATATTGTTTCCTTAAGTTTATACTAGTGGTACATTAATAACATTTCTCGGAGTAAGACCCAATCATTGCACAGAGAACTTCCTTGTTCCCTTCATAGTTCCATAACATTCTGTTTGTTATTAGTACAATACAGTGACTTGACCAATGTTAAATTGATGGATAGTATACTGGTTAATTTTAACTGTCTACTGGATACAAcatggagtcacctgggaagacagTATTGACAAGGACTTGTCTAGATTAGGCTAGATTGTGGAAATTTATGTGGGGGATTGTCTCCATTGCTCATTCATGTAGGAAGATGCCGTCCATtggtccactgtgggcagcactattcccTAGACAGAGGTCCTGAACTGTATAGGCTAGGAGAAAGCTATGTGAGAGCTAGAAGGTAGCATAGAGGTATTAGTTTCCCTCTGCTCTTGCTGTGGATGTGATGTAACCTGATTCGAATTCCTGTTTGACTTCCCTGGTaacctgaaagtgtaagccaaaagaACTTCTTCCTCCCATCTGTTGCTTTTCATCAGAGTATTTTACCTcggcaacagaaacaaaactagaatAGATAGTTCTGTTGTgtccatccttctgtctctacaaGCCACACTGCAACAAATAAACTTAGAGGTACCACATTTCTTGTGCATCTTGACTTATTTGGAGGCTGAAGTCTCAGAAATGGACCACTGGAGGCTTTTTAATATACAAGTTGCCTCTTTTTAGACTTCCCTAAGCAGGATTAGAGCATGAGCTGGGTTGGAACATGGGCTCTGGGTCAGAACCAATGTTTGTCATTTGTGGACTGTGCAATGAAGTAGCTCCCTTGTGCTATTTAGGCTGGCCTTTCAGCAGTTGCTGCTTGTCTGGCCTGCTTGCTTCCTTTCTGCTTTGGGCAAAGACTTGATTTAGCAACCTTGGGCTTCATTCCACCTTGGGAAACTTTGTCCTTGTTGGACTGTCTTACTTCCTAAGCTATAGCAAGTAAATGCATAGAGGCAAAAGGATATACATTCAAGAttactgctttttgtttttttttttttttaaattcttttttcctaAATGCCCCAAATCAGAAACTACAAGGTTGTATACTGAGGTTCCTTGTGATATAGAGATTTACAACAGACCTGGGTTTGGCTAAGCCAGCCCTACCTGCTTTatttgaagtttcttttctttctttttgtttgtatttatgtatctatgtatgtatgcatgcatgcatgtatctatgtgtgcatgtatgtattaagtgtgtgcacacatgtatttatacatgtgtaaATGTTCatgcatgagtgtgagtgtgtggttcCTTGGGCACTAcgcatcttttgtgtgtgtgtgagttatgtgtgtgtgtgaggatgtgaATGATGAGGCTGACATCTACCTTGAATATCCTTCTCCAGGatccatttacatttttttctttgagacagggtctctcactagctcAGAATTCACCaaataggctgggctggctggccagagagctgcAGGGATCAGCCGGTCTTTATCTTCCTGGTTCTGGGATCACAGTAAGCATTCCCACAGCCAGCTTATGTAAAGTGGGTTCTAGGGATGGCACTCAGCTTGCAAGCACTTCACTAAACACTTTGCTAACTGGGCTATCCCATTCTGCTGCCCCTTATTTggcatttctattcatctatctcAAGCCCCTGCCTTCCTCAGCATGGCCTCGGGCTCCCAAAGTGAACTTTTCACTTACCCCCAGGACTTTGCCATTTTTCAAGACTTTCTGTGCTGTCACCAAACCAGCTGGATTCCCAGGAATTACATGGATTTGAGGCTGGTTGCTTGGATACAGAGGCACCTGAGTCACAGTTCCCGGGACCACAGGGTAACCGTTGTGGGGTGCCACCACATATACAGAATTGACTGGGGGGCCTGGTGGAGTCATTGGATTCATGCTGATGAAAAAAACATGTACAATAGAATCACTCATCATTTATATACCTgtgttttacagttttaaaaggactcaagaggcagggag
Protein-coding regions in this window:
- the Ms4a8 gene encoding membrane-spanning 4-domains subfamily A member 8; protein product: MNPMTPPGPPVNSVYVVAPHNGYPVVPGTVTQVPLYPSNQPQIHVIPGNPAGLVTAQKVLKNGKVLGAIQILIGLLHIGIGSIMIINLSGYFTSISLYGGFPFWGGIWFIISGSLSVAAENQPNSSCLLNGSVGLNIFSAICSAVGIILLITDMSISSAYIYPSDYPYYYNNWRVSMALSGVLLVFCLLELSIASVSSHFGCQVACCQSTNVDVVIPNVYTTNPVVFPEPPNPIPSYSSVVQDSTK